A part of Rhodamnia argentea isolate NSW1041297 chromosome 8, ASM2092103v1, whole genome shotgun sequence genomic DNA contains:
- the LOC115736600 gene encoding UDP-glycosyltransferase 71K1-like, translating to MEKLELVFIPAPGVGHVISALEFAARLLSHDPRVSITVLAMKAPFTPYLDAYTKSLVASQPRIALVDLPPVEPPPPELLRSVEHYVTVFIESYVPHVQTAVGEIRRSRSVAGFVLDLFCTSMIDVADGFSLPSYIYLTSNAHFLDLMFHLPARHDEVARVVRPSDPDLPLPSFTNPVPVSVLPSAVFDGEAGGYAAYVKLARRFRDVRGIMVNTFMELEHFAISSFSEGISDRPVVYAVGPVIDPKGVPDPSLDRAHWEKIRAWLDEQQPSSVAFLCFGSSGRFDAEQVEEIAAGIERSGHKFLWSLRPESSQSQLPGGFLDRMRGRGVVCGWTPQVEVLAHAAIGGFVSHCGWNSILESLWHGVPIVTWPIYAEQQLNAFLMVKELGLAAELRLDYRRGHGVGGHLVPADEIERAIGCLMGGAGAAIRKKVKEMRKAARNAVKEGGSSYDSIGKLIQDFIKNIE from the exons ATGGAGAAACTGGAGCTAGTATTCATTCCGGCGCCGGGCGTCGGTCACGTCATCTCGGCCCTCGAGTTCGCCGCCCGCTTACTAAGCCACGATCCTCGAGTCTCCATCACCGTCCTCGCCATGAAAGCGCCCTTCACCCCCTACTTGGACGCTTACACCAAGTCGCTCGTCGCCTCGCAGCCGCGCATCGCCCTCGTCGACCTCCCTCCCGTCGAACCGCCGCCGCCTGAGCTCCTGCGCTCGGTCGAGCACTACGTCACTGTCTTCATCGAGAGCTACGTCCCGCACGTCCAGACAGCGGTCGGGGAGATCCGACGTTCCCGGTCCGTGGCCGGGTTCGTCCTGGACTTGTTCTGCACGTCCATGATCGACGTGGCTGACGGGTTCTCGCTTCCTTCTTACATCTACCTTACCAGCAACGCGCACTTCCTAGACCTCATGTTCCACTTGCCGGCTCGGCACGACGAGGTGGCGAGAGTGGTCCGACCGTCCGATCCGGACCTGCCTCTTCCCAGTTTCACCAACCCAGTTCCGGTCTCTGTCTTGCCGTCAGCAGTGTTCGACGGGGAAGCCGGCGGCTATGCGGCCTACGTCAAGCTGGCTCGCAGGTTCAGGGACGTCCGGGGAATCATGGTAAACACGTTCATGGAACTGGAACACTTCGCCATCAGCTCGTTTTCCGAAGGAATCTCGGACAGACCGGTCGTGTACGCGGTCGGACCGGTTATCGACCCAAAGGGTGTGCCGGATCCTTCTCTGGACCGGGCTCACTGGGAAAAGATCCGGGCGTGGCTCGACGAGCAACAGCCGTCCTCAGTGGCGTTCCTGTGCTTCGGGAGCTCGGGGAGGTTCGATGCGGAGCAAGTGGAGGAGATCGCCGCCGGAATCGAGCGGAGCGGGCATAAATTTTTGTGGTCGTTGCGTCCAGAAAGTTCACAGTCGCAGCTTCCTGGTGGATTCCTGGACCGAATGCGAGGAAGAGGGGTCGTATGCGGGTGGACCCCGCAG GTGGAGGTGCTGGCACACGCAGCCATAGGTGGGTTCGTGTCTCACTGTGGTTGGAACTCCATTTTGGAGAGCTTGTGGCATGGAGTGCCGATTGTGACGTGGCCCATATATGCGGAGCAGCAACTTAACGCCTTCCTAATGGTGAAGGAACTGGGATTAGCCGCGGAGCTGCGGCTGGACTACCGGCGGGGGCACGGAGTTGGCGGCCATCTGGTGCCAGCGGACGAGATAGAGAGGGCCATCGGATGCTTGATGGGCGGTGCCGGTGCAGCGATCAGGAAGAAGGTGAAGGAAATGAGAAAGGCGGCAAGGAACGCCGTGAAGGAAGGTGGGTCTTCATACGACTCCATTGGAAAGTTGATTCAGGACTTCATCAAGAACATTGAATAA